CTGGATGAACCAGTTCCTCGATACACACCAATTCATATTCATTTTGGACATTCGGATTAGAGCGAAGCATAGGATCCACCGCCTTAAGAGTATATTTACATTATAACATATTAACGCGGTAATTTGTTAAAGATATTGAACGAAAAAGTAGCCTGTTGGGTTTTTCAACAGGCTGAGTAACCTTCGCGAAGAAAGGTTACTCTTTTTTTGTATTCATAGCTTCATACAGCTGGGCCAAATTACGCTCCAGCTTCATCAATATTTGCTTGCCGGCCGGTTCCGATATCAGCTCCGCCCGAATCGCAAAATCAATTTCCCTGGACAATCCGTACATTTGTGTATCGAGCACTTCCTCATAAAGAGGACATTTGCGGGTCGTCAAGTTTTCCATTTGCACTTCGATCAGCTTTTCTATTTTATTGGCATCTTCCTGGAGAAGATTTAACGCTTTTTGAGATAACGTGAGCATCAGATCGGATGACGACATCAAACTTCCCCCCTATGTAAAAAAGAATCGTCTATCTTCTACCCACTATATTAGACGAAATTCATTCAATTCACAAGAGAAAAGCATCCCCATTATCCGAGGATGCTTGCCAAATCGCGATTAATCTTGAATGCTGTTGATTTTCAGGTTATGCTTGGCGAATACTTCAGCCATCGCTTTCTTCGCCTCTTCGGCATCAGGACCGTGCACATGCAGATCGTATTGGCCTGTCGTCAGCAGCGTCGTGAACAAGCCCAAGATGCTTTTCACGTCGATATACTTGTTATCGTATTGAAGTACGATGGAAGATCTGAACTTATTCGCGGTTTGGGAAATCTCTACGATTGCGGCATTATTAGCATTAGCCATATACGTCCCTCCAACATTTTCCAATCAGGCAAAAATGCCTTTTGGTAATATGATACCTTGGAAAGCGTTAACATGCAATAACATTTTAGAAAATGATCCACTTCCCCGATTCTTGCAAAATGAGCGGTTATTTTAAATTTTCCGGGTTCAGCCCAAGCAGCTCCGGAATGACGAAACGGCCGTCTTTACGGATCAGCACGTCGTCGAAGTAAATTTCCCCGCCCCCGAACTCCGGGCGTTGGATGAGCACAAGGTCCCAATGCACGGACGAACGGTTGCCGTTATCCGCCGCTTCATAAGCTTGCCCCGGCGTAAAATGCAGGCTGCCGTCGATTTTTTCGTCGAACAGCGTGTCCTTCATCGGGTATAAAATATACGGGTTGAACCCGATGCTGAATTCTCCGATATAACGGGCCCCTTCGTCGGCATCCAGCACCTCGTTGAGTCGCGCCGTATCGTTGCTCGTCGCCTCGACGATTTTGCCGTTCTCGAAGCGGAACTTGATATTCTCGAACGTAAACCCGGACTGCATCGAAGGCGTATTGTACGTGATCGTGCCGTTCACGGAGTCGCGGACCGGCGCCGAGTACACCTCTCCGTCCGGAATGTTGCGGCGGCCGCAGCATTTGACCGATCCGATCCCTTTGATCGAAAACGTAAGGTCCGTGCCGGGAGAGACGATGCGCACCTTGTCCGTCCGATTCATCAACTGCTGCAGCGGGTCCATCGCCCGGGACATTTTCGCATAATCGAGATTGCATACGTCAAAGTAAAAGTTTTCGAACTTGTCCGTGCTCATGTTCGCCAGCTGCGCCATCGAAGCGTTCGGATAACGCAGAACGACCCAGCGCGTATGTTTCACCCTTTGCTCCAAATGAACCGGCTGGCGGTAATATTTATTGTACAGCTTCATCTGGGCTTCCGGCACGTCGGACATGTCGCTGGCGTTTTCGCCGGCACGGATAGCGACGTAACAGTGCATCTTTTTCATCCGCTGCATATCCGTCTCGGCCCACTCCTGAATATGCTCGGCGGTCGCGGATGTCAAAATGCTGCCGAGCACGGTGCGGTCGACCAGTTCCACATACGGACGTCCTCCGCGGGCGTAAACCTCCTCCACCAAACAACGGACGATCTCCCGTTCCGAGCCGATCATTTCGATCAGCACGTTTTCCCCCGGCTGCACGTCGAGCGAGTAGCCGACGATCCCCCGGGCCAGCTGCTGCAATCGCGGATCCCTCAAATTTTCCG
The window above is part of the Paenibacillus hamazuiensis genome. Proteins encoded here:
- a CDS encoding aminopeptidase — its product is MRDPRLQQLARGIVGYSLDVQPGENVLIEMIGSEREIVRCLVEEVYARGGRPYVELVDRTVLGSILTSATAEHIQEWAETDMQRMKKMHCYVAIRAGENASDMSDVPEAQMKLYNKYYRQPVHLEQRVKHTRWVVLRYPNASMAQLANMSTDKFENFYFDVCNLDYAKMSRAMDPLQQLMNRTDKVRIVSPGTDLTFSIKGIGSVKCCGRRNIPDGEVYSAPVRDSVNGTITYNTPSMQSGFTFENIKFRFENGKIVEATSNDTARLNEVLDADEGARYIGEFSIGFNPYILYPMKDTLFDEKIDGSLHFTPGQAYEAADNGNRSSVHWDLVLIQRPEFGGGEIYFDDVLIRKDGRFVIPELLGLNPENLK
- a CDS encoding YlaN family protein, with the protein product MSSSDLMLTLSQKALNLLQEDANKIEKLIEVQMENLTTRKCPLYEEVLDTQMYGLSREIDFAIRAELISEPAGKQILMKLERNLAQLYEAMNTKKE
- a CDS encoding HPr family phosphocarrier protein, yielding MANANNAAIVEISQTANKFRSSIVLQYDNKYIDVKSILGLFTTLLTTGQYDLHVHGPDAEEAKKAMAEVFAKHNLKINSIQD